Proteins encoded by one window of Aliivibrio wodanis:
- the trpG gene encoding anthranilate synthase component II (glutamine amido transferase), giving the protein MLLMIDNYDSFTYNLYQYFCELGAEVKVVRNDEIDIAGIEALNPSHLVISPGPCTPNEAGISLQAIEYFAGKLPILGVCLGHQAIAQVFGGDVVRAKKVMHGKTSPIIHTNQSVFKDLNNPLTVTRYHSLIVKAETLPSCFEVTAWTETEAGTMSEIMGFCHKTLPIEAVQFHPESIMTEQGHDILANFINK; this is encoded by the coding sequence ATGCTGTTAATGATCGATAATTATGATTCGTTTACCTATAACTTATATCAGTATTTCTGTGAGTTAGGTGCTGAGGTAAAAGTCGTACGTAATGATGAAATCGATATTGCAGGCATTGAGGCTCTTAATCCATCCCATTTAGTGATTTCTCCGGGTCCTTGTACGCCAAATGAAGCAGGTATTTCTTTACAAGCCATTGAATATTTCGCAGGGAAATTACCAATCCTGGGTGTGTGTTTAGGTCATCAAGCTATTGCTCAAGTATTTGGTGGTGATGTCGTGCGTGCTAAAAAAGTAATGCATGGTAAAACCTCACCAATTATTCATACCAATCAGAGTGTATTTAAAGACTTGAATAACCCCCTTACTGTCACTCGATACCATTCCCTTATTGTTAAAGCTGAAACTCTGCCTAGTTGCTTTGAAGTGACTGCATGGACAGAAACTGAAGCGGGAACCATGAGTGAGATTATGGGGTTCTGTCATAAAACCTTACCAATCGAAGCTGTTCAATTTCACCCTGAGTCAATAATGACTGAGCAAGGTCATGATATTTTGGCTAACTTTATTAATAAATAA
- the rpe gene encoding ribulose-phosphate 3-epimerase, which produces MKDFLIAPSILSADFARLGEDVEKVLASGADVVHFDVMDNHYVPNLTFGAPICKALRDYGITAPIDVHLMVKPVDSIVPEFAKAGATMITFHVEASEHVDRTLQLIKENGCQAGVVLNPATPLSCLDYIMDKVDMILLMSVNPGFGGQSFIPHTLDKLRAVRKLIDESGRNIRLEIDGGVKVDNIREIAEAGADMFVAGSAIFNQLNYKEVIDEMRAELAKVKGN; this is translated from the coding sequence ATGAAAGACTTTTTGATTGCACCATCTATTCTCTCTGCTGATTTCGCACGTCTTGGTGAAGACGTTGAAAAAGTATTAGCGTCAGGTGCCGATGTCGTTCACTTCGACGTAATGGATAACCACTATGTACCAAATCTAACGTTTGGCGCGCCAATCTGTAAAGCACTGCGTGATTACGGCATTACTGCTCCTATCGATGTTCATTTAATGGTTAAGCCAGTAGATAGCATTGTTCCTGAGTTCGCTAAAGCAGGCGCAACAATGATCACTTTCCATGTAGAAGCATCAGAACATGTTGATCGCACTCTTCAATTAATTAAAGAAAACGGCTGTCAGGCTGGTGTGGTATTAAACCCAGCAACACCATTATCTTGCCTTGATTACATTATGGATAAAGTAGATATGATCTTACTTATGTCTGTAAACCCAGGTTTTGGTGGTCAATCATTCATTCCTCATACTCTAGATAAACTGCGTGCAGTTCGTAAACTTATCGATGAATCAGGCCGTAATATTCGTCTTGAAATCGATGGTGGTGTGAAGGTTGATAACATTCGTGAAATCGCTGAAGCCGGTGCAGACATGTTCGTTGCAGGCTCTGCTATTTTCAATCAACTAAACTACAAAGAAGTGATTGATGAAATGCGTGCTGAATTAGCAAAAGTGAAAGGTAACTAG
- the gph gene encoding phosphoglycolate phosphatase, translated as MFENIKLIAFDLDGTLLDSVPDLARAVDLAMQDVGYPRVTLEQASHWIGNGADVLVSRALSQSVTVQEGLDPELIKQARARLDHHYHDGGHELSHLYPKVKETLEALHQQGYTLALVTNKPAQFVPELLEQHQLAHLFVDVIGGDTFVEKKPNPFALNWLLDKHQLTASEMLMVGDSKNDIQAAQAAGCYSFGLTYGYNHGEPIADSKPDVVSDEFNHLLAVMSVAR; from the coding sequence ATGTTTGAAAACATCAAACTGATCGCTTTCGATTTAGATGGAACGCTGCTTGATAGTGTTCCAGATTTAGCTCGCGCAGTTGACCTTGCTATGCAAGATGTAGGTTACCCAAGAGTAACGCTAGAACAAGCGTCTCATTGGATTGGTAACGGTGCTGATGTTCTTGTTTCTCGTGCACTAAGCCAAAGTGTTACCGTTCAAGAAGGACTAGACCCTGAATTGATTAAGCAAGCTCGTGCTCGTTTAGATCATCACTACCATGATGGTGGACATGAGTTAAGTCACTTGTATCCAAAGGTAAAAGAGACACTAGAAGCACTTCATCAGCAAGGATACACCTTAGCTTTAGTGACTAATAAACCTGCGCAATTTGTTCCAGAATTGCTTGAACAACATCAATTGGCTCACCTTTTTGTTGATGTTATTGGTGGTGATACGTTTGTTGAGAAAAAGCCGAACCCATTTGCACTGAATTGGTTACTCGATAAGCATCAATTAACCGCTTCTGAGATGTTGATGGTAGGTGACTCAAAAAATGATATTCAAGCGGCACAAGCGGCGGGTTGTTATAGCTTTGGCCTGACTTATGGCTATAACCATGGCGAGCCAATAGCAGACAGCAAGCCAGATGTAGTAAGTGATGAATTTAATCATTTATTAGCCGTGATGAGTGTGGCAAGATAG
- the aruC gene encoding acetylornithine aminotransferase/succinylornithine transaminase — MTTNSQVERKDFNDVMVPCYNPMEIIPVKGEGARIWDQAGKEYIDFAGGIAVSCLGHCHPVMVNALQEQSQKLWHLSNVMTNEPAIRLARKLTEVSFAEKVFFANSGAEANEAALKLARRWAVDVHGAEKSEIIAFKQGFHGRTFFTVTVGGQAAYSDGFGPKPGDITHLEYNNLAELEAHMSEKTCAIMMEPLQGEGGLISPTSEFVEGVRALCDKYNALLIFDEVQTGNGRTGDFYAYQGLGVTPDILSTAKSLGGGFPIGAMLTTTELAQHLKVGTHGSTYGGNPLACAVAEAVIEEVSKPETLAGVKEREQWFRDGLEALNAKYDMFAEIRGKGLLLGAALNEEWQGRARDVLVAAGEQGLMVLVAGVNVVRFTPSLVITKEEVELGFERLDKALSSLKK, encoded by the coding sequence ATGACGACCAATTCACAAGTCGAACGTAAAGATTTTAATGATGTAATGGTACCTTGTTATAACCCGATGGAAATTATTCCAGTCAAAGGTGAAGGTGCTCGTATATGGGATCAAGCAGGAAAAGAGTACATTGATTTTGCTGGCGGCATTGCCGTAAGTTGTTTGGGTCATTGTCACCCTGTGATGGTTAACGCGTTGCAAGAGCAGTCACAGAAGCTGTGGCATCTTAGTAATGTGATGACCAATGAACCAGCTATTCGTTTAGCGAGAAAATTAACTGAAGTGTCATTTGCAGAGAAAGTATTTTTTGCTAACTCAGGCGCAGAAGCGAATGAAGCAGCATTGAAGTTAGCTCGACGCTGGGCAGTTGATGTTCATGGTGCAGAGAAAAGTGAAATCATTGCCTTTAAACAAGGCTTTCACGGTCGAACTTTCTTTACGGTAACGGTTGGTGGTCAAGCGGCTTATTCTGATGGTTTTGGTCCTAAGCCGGGTGATATTACTCATCTTGAATATAACAATCTTGCAGAGCTTGAAGCACACATGTCAGAAAAAACCTGTGCGATCATGATGGAGCCATTGCAAGGTGAAGGTGGACTGATTTCACCTACATCAGAATTTGTAGAAGGTGTAAGAGCGCTGTGTGATAAATACAACGCGCTACTTATTTTTGATGAAGTACAAACAGGTAATGGCCGTACTGGTGACTTTTATGCTTATCAAGGTTTAGGTGTTACACCTGATATTTTAAGTACAGCAAAATCATTAGGTGGCGGTTTCCCAATTGGTGCCATGCTAACCACGACAGAGCTTGCTCAGCACTTAAAAGTGGGTACTCATGGCTCTACTTATGGTGGAAATCCATTAGCGTGTGCAGTAGCTGAAGCTGTGATTGAAGAAGTATCAAAACCAGAAACGTTGGCTGGCGTAAAAGAGCGCGAGCAATGGTTCCGTGATGGACTCGAAGCACTTAATGCAAAATACGATATGTTTGCTGAAATCCGTGGTAAAGGGTTATTACTGGGTGCTGCATTAAATGAGGAATGGCAAGGACGTGCACGTGATGTACTTGTTGCCGCTGGAGAACAAGGATTAATGGTCTTGGTCGCAGGTGTAAATGTGGTTCGCTTTACTCCATCATTAGTTATTACAAAAGAAGAAGTTGAGTTAGGTTTTGAGCGTTTAGACAAGGCTCTCTCTTCTTTAAAAAAATAG
- the trpS gene encoding tryptophanyl-tRNA synthetase — protein MSKPIVLSGVQPSGELSIGNYLGALRQWQQMQDDYDCQYCVVDLHAITVRQDPKALHEATLDALAICLAVGVDPKKSTLFVQSHVPEHAQLGWLLNCYTQMGELNRMTQFKDKSKRYANDINVGLFDYPVLMAADILLYGAHQVPVGSDQKQHLELARDIANRFNNIYSPEVPLFTVPEPYIPQVNARVMSLQDATKKMSKSDDNRKNVITLLEDPKSILKKINKAQTDAEMPPRIAHDWENKAGISNLMGLYSAASGKTFEEIEAQYQGVEMYGPFKKDVGEAIVSMLEPIQSEYKRIREDRAYMDSVMKAGAEKASERAAVTLKKAFEAVGFVTRP, from the coding sequence ATGAGCAAGCCCATCGTATTAAGTGGTGTTCAACCATCAGGTGAACTAAGTATCGGTAACTACTTGGGTGCTCTACGTCAATGGCAACAGATGCAAGACGATTATGATTGTCAGTACTGTGTAGTAGACCTTCACGCAATTACGGTTCGCCAAGATCCTAAAGCGCTGCATGAAGCAACACTTGATGCACTGGCAATTTGTCTAGCGGTTGGTGTTGATCCAAAGAAGAGCACGTTATTTGTTCAGTCGCACGTACCAGAGCATGCTCAACTTGGTTGGCTTCTTAACTGTTACACTCAAATGGGTGAATTGAATCGTATGACTCAATTCAAAGATAAATCAAAACGTTATGCAAATGACATTAACGTAGGTTTGTTTGATTACCCAGTATTAATGGCGGCAGATATTCTACTTTATGGCGCACATCAAGTGCCTGTAGGTAGTGATCAAAAGCAACATTTAGAATTAGCGCGTGATATTGCCAACCGTTTTAACAATATCTACAGCCCTGAAGTGCCATTATTTACCGTGCCAGAACCGTACATTCCACAAGTGAATGCGCGTGTAATGAGCCTGCAAGATGCGACGAAGAAAATGTCTAAATCAGATGATAACCGTAAGAACGTTATTACGCTGCTAGAAGATCCTAAGTCGATTCTTAAGAAGATTAATAAAGCACAAACAGATGCAGAAATGCCACCGCGTATTGCTCATGATTGGGAAAATAAAGCGGGAATTTCAAACCTTATGGGTCTGTACTCTGCGGCATCAGGTAAAACGTTTGAAGAGATCGAAGCTCAATACCAAGGTGTTGAAATGTACGGTCCATTCAAGAAAGACGTAGGTGAAGCGATTGTTAGCATGCTTGAGCCGATTCAATCTGAGTACAAGCGCATTCGTGAAGATCGTGCTTATATGGATTCGGTAATGAAAGCTGGTGCTGAAAAAGCATCAGAGCGCGCTGCAGTAACGTTGAAAAAAGCGTTTGAAGCCGTTGGTTTTGTTACTCGCCCATAG